Part of the Mycolicibacterium mageritense genome is shown below.
CTCCTTCGTCTGCGGGCCTCGGGGCCGTGAAGTGCCGCGGTGGCGTCAGTCGCGCCCCGGACTCGTCTGGTGACGGGCCTGCTCCGAGACCTGAACAGATGGCATACAACTGATACATCAGTCATATACTGTAATCTGGCTCACGTTCGATGGCTACTGAATCTGCCTGGGAACGAGCTGGGAACACGGCGCCTGCCTGGGGATAACCCCGGGGCGGCCCCGTCGAGGCGTGGGGCACACTTTGCGGATGGACGCCAATACCGAGGACGCCGAGCACCTGGAGAAGCGACTCGTCATCAGGATCAACGCCAACACCAAGATGTCCCGCGGCAAGGCGGCCGCGCATGCCGTCCACGCCGCGCTCAAGCTGTACGGAATCGATCACCATCACCCGGTGATCGTCATCGGTGGAAAGCCCGACGAGATCCTCGCCCAGACCGTGCACGTGCGCGATGCCGGCCGGACCGAGCTCGAACCCGGAACGCTGACGGCGGGGGCGAGCTGGGAATGGAAAAGCGGCGGGGAAGTGACCGCCGCCCTTCATGCGATTTGCTCTCCTGCGGAAGGTGTTCCGAGGGTTGTGTGGAGATGGTCGCGGAGCTCGCGGATGTCACCGTCGAGCAGTGCGAGGTAGCCGTCAGGGCGGACGAGCGTGAGCCCTGGGCCGCTGAGGTTGGGATCGTGGGTGACCTCGATCAGCTCCGCGTACGGCCTGATCGCGGCGCGCAGCCCGACCGGTTCCGGGCCGGAATGCAGCAGCGTGTACTTGGCCGGGTGCAGCACGTCGACCCGCGGAAAGCGGTCACCGACCGCCGGCCGGGTGTCGGTGGTCCCGCCGGTTCCGTCGCGATATGAGACATCGAGCTGGGTCAAGGCACGCTTCAGGTTCCGCTGGACGGGCGCGGACGCGGTGATGTGCGGGGCGATGTGACGACGGCCAGCAGCCGCAATCGGGTTGCCCAACAGGGTCATCCGCGTAGCCCGGCGGGTTCCTTTGACCAGCCGGTGCGCCACCGGGGAACGTTCGGCCGCGTAGCTGTCCAGCAACGCGGGCTCGGCGTGCCCGTGTGCCACGGCGGCCAGCTTCCAGCCGAGGTTGAACGCATCCTGGATGCCGGTGTTCATACCTTGTCCGCCGACCACGGAGTGCACGTGCGCGGCGTCGCCCGCGAGAAATACGCGCGCGACGGAATGGCGGGCGACTTTGCGCTGATTGATGCGAAATCGGGCGGCGTGGGTGATGTCGGTGACACGTGCACCGGCCGGTGCACACCGGTCCACAGCTGACTGCAGTTCGTCGAACGTAACGTCGCCGCTGGGGGATTGGCCCGGGCGGTACGCGATGGTGAGGCGGTGCAGATCGCCGGGCATGGGGAAGTACGCGACGAAGCGGCCGCGGTTGAGGAACGAGTAGAACACGTCGTACGGCAACGCCCAGTCCATGCGGACGTCTGCAACGGCGAAGTTCTCCTCGAACGCCGCGCCGACGAACGGCACGCCGAGCTGATGTCGCACGGTGCTGTGCGCGCCGTCGCAGCCGACGACCCACTCGGCGTCCGCATGTTCGATGCGGCCGCTCGGATGCCGCAGGCTCACCCGGACGTCGCGGGGTGACTGGGTGAGCATGGACAGTTCGACACCGCGTTCCACCGTGACGCCGAGGTCGGCCAGCCGGGCCGCCAGCAGTGCCTCTACGTCCGGTTGCCGCAGCATGAGCAGATACGGGTGCGGCGTCGCGAGGTCGTGGATGTCGAGGTGCAGGAACCGCTTTCCCTCACTGAAGACGTTGAACTCGCTGACCGCGACCCCACCGGCCACGGCCGCTTCCGCAAGGTCCAGCCTCTCGAAGAGTTCGAGCGTTCGGGGCTGCACGCCGAGCGCGCGGGTCTCGGTCGTCGGTGCGGCCGCGGCGTCGATGACGCGGACCGCGACGCCGCGGCGGGCGACCTCGACGGCCATGGTGAGTCCGGTTGGTCCGGCGCCGACGACCAGCACCTCGGTGGTCATCGCGATTTACCTTGTGCGGCTGCTGAATCGGGCCCGGCGTGCTCGGGGATCCATGCCGTCGGACGAGGAATCCACCGTGGAACGTTTTGCCGGAAGACGTCGTACTGGGCGCCGAACCGCCTGCGCAGGTGGGGTTCCTCCAACGTCGGGATCGCGATCGCGGTGAGTGTGCAGAACAGGGCGAACCAGCCGAACAGCCACGGTGATGCGGTAGCGACCGCGGTACCGAGTTGAATGCAGAACACCGCGGTCATCATCGGATTGCGGACGTGCCGGTACGGACCTTGCACGACCAAATTGACCGGGGATCCGATCGCCAGGGCGCCCTTGCCGATGCGGTCGAACAGGATCACCGTCCACACCAGGAACCACAGCCCGAAAGCGATCAGCGCAGCACCCGCGATCGCGAGCAGTAGACCCGAGCTGGTGCCCAGATCGGGGGCTTTGGCGCCGGTCACCGCGATGATCACGGCCGGAATGAACACCGTCATCGTTGCCGGGGCGATCAGCACCGAGATCGTGTGCCGCCACCAGAGTCGTCGCTGTGCCATGTCGAACCTCCTTCTTCAACGGTTGTTGAACTTTGACGGTACGCCGGGTTCGGGCGATAGGTCAACGCTTGTTGAACTAAACTTTCGGCCATGTCGGAGACGCGTCGGAGCGGGCGCTGGCGGACGGGCCAGCAGAGCAGGCAACGCATCATCGATGCGGCGCGTGAGCACTTCATGCGTGACGGCTACGAGCAGGCCACGGTGCGCCGCATCGCGGCCGACGCCGGCGTCGACGTCGCGATGGTGTACTACTTCTTCGGCAACAAGGAGGGACTGTTCACCGCGTCGGTGATCGACATTCCCGAGCATCCGCTGCACCAGTTGGCACTGCTGCTGGACGAGGGGACCGAAGACATCGGTGCCCGCCTCATCCGGCATTTCGTCGAACGGTGGGACGAGGGCGCCATGTTCGATCCGCTGCTGACGGTCTGGCGGTCAGCGAGCATGCAGCCGTTGGCGCGCAAGCTGCTCCATGACACCCTGGCCGGACCCGTTGCGCAGCGGGTCGCCGCCGAGTTCGGTGTCGACAACGCCGTGCTGCGTGTCGAATTGGTGACGGTGCACCTGCTGGGCCTCGCCTTCGCGCGCTATCAACTCAAGATCGAACCGATCGCGTCGGTCGGTGTTGCCGATCTCATCGAGTGGATGGGGCCGACCGTGCAGCGTTACCTCACGGCTCCGAATCCGTAGTGCACCGCGTCGCGTCGCTCAGGCAGCCGCGCAGCACTGCGACAAACGGTCGCGGATCGGCCTGCCCGTCGCGGCGGAAGGGCATGGAATCGCGGGATGCCGAGATCCAATTGTCACGCGTCACGCGGTCGAGATGCAGTCGACGCCCTGCGCGTGCGGCCACGAGGTGCAGCAATAGCGTTCCGGTGCGCCCGTTGCCCTCGCGGAACGGGTGAATGTGGTTGTAATCGGCGTAGATTCGGGCCAATCGGTAGGTCAGCTCACCGTGGTCGAGGGATACGCCCTCGGTGGCAAGAGCCTCGACTTCCGCGGCCAGTGACTGCAGCGCCCGCGGGATTCGCGCGCACGAACCGAACACGCTCGGGCCGCGGCGCAATTCGACGATCCTTGGTTCACCGGCCCACGCATACACGTCGCCGAACACGTGTTGGTGCAGTCGTCGCACATCGAGATCCCATGCACCGCACCGTGAGTGCACCTGCAAGATCCGCCCTGCCGTGGCGACGAATTCCAGCCGGGCCAGGGCTCCGCCGTCCGAAACCCCGAACTGGTTGCGGAGTACGGTCGTTCCCGGCAGGAGATACGGCCTGCGGCGGGCGAAGGGGCGCCTCGGTGCGCGCTGTCGTTCGGGCAGATGCGGGGCCAGGTATTCGCCGAAAGTCACAGCCCCCGTGAGCAATCCGACCAGACCCACGAGGTGCTCCGAGGTCGGCCGCCAGCCTTCGAGCTGTTCGGCCGCCACGGTCTGGGTCAACGCGTGCCGCTGGCGACGAGTGAGTCCGAACCCGTCGAAGCTCACCACGTGGAAAACGTCGACGTGGACGCGAGGTAGTCGAGTTTGCGCCGCAGTCCACTGATTTCGCGCCCGATGCTGCGCAACGCGGTGCGGTCCTGGGGAGGCAGGGTGGACAGGTCGACGCGGTCGTCGGGGGCACCGTCCCAGCGGGCGGACCGCACGCGCCAGCGGATGCTGGACGCGATGCTGTGACACTTGGCGAGGGTTCGCGCGTCCTCACTGTCGAGGTAGCGCGACCCCGCCGCGTCACTGATCCGCGCGGTGGTGGTCAGTGCTTCGGACCCGCAACTCAGTGCTGCCCACCGGGCGATCCGCACGACCGGATCGACGGTTGCGTACTTGAGGTCGACCCCGCCGTCGCCGGACGTCAGGGCACGCAGCCGCGACGGCACATGTGCGCGCGGGAACGTCGCGTCCTGCAGCATCGCCGACAGCGCCCCCGGGTGCGCCCGTGCCGCGATGCCGACCTGGTCCCGGAGGTCCGGGCCTGCGGTGACCGGATCGGCGTCGGCCAGCAGACCCATCATCACCACGCCGCGGTCAGTGTCCGGATCGGCGGCCCACCGGCCGATGCTCGCGGCCCATTCCCGCTCGGTGCGGCTGAACTGCGCACGCGTGGCGACCGCCCCGTTGGGGTCGCCCACGAAACCGCATTCGGCGAGCAACTCGTGCACTGCGTCCGCCTGGCGCAACGCGGTGTCGAGCGGAATGTCGGGGTTCCGCACGAAGAGCGTCTCCAGATCCGACCCCGGCAATGCGTCACCGCGGCCGACGCTGCCCGACGCGTACCACGCGCCTGCAGGCCGGCCTGCGCCCGTCAGCCGGGCTGCGGTTGTCAGTGCGGCGCGGACAAGCGCGGACCACGCGCTGGCGACGGTCGCGGCCCCCGCGCGGGCTTCGACCACCTCGCGCACCGCGTCGTGCGCGTCACGCGAAGCGGCGGCCAGTGCTGTCGCTGAGTCCGCGGAAGCGATGCGGGTGCGGGCAAGGTCCAGCGGGCCTTCGGGCATGATGCCGATTCTGGCAGGTACCAGGCGTGTGAGTATTCGGCAACCGAATGCTTACCGACGGCTACCTGAACGAAACACGCGGGTGACGCCCCGGACATGGCCAACCGCTTATCTGTCACTCGATAGTTATCGAGCCGGCGTCCACGCCACGAGTCCGGAGAAAACCCTTATGACCAGTAGCGCAACAGCGCCGGGACCAGATGTGGCCGACCACTCCGGCGACCACAGCGACCTGGCAGAGTTCGGGTACGACCAGCAATTGCACCGGCGCCTCGGACGCTTCGAGTCGTTCGCCGCGGGCTTCTCGTTCGTGTCGATCCTGACGACGATCTTCCAGTTGTTCGGCCTCGGATTCGGTTTCGGCGGCCCGGCCTTCTTCTGGACGTGGCCTGCGGTGTTCCTCGGTCAGTTCTTCGTGGCGCTGTGTTTCGCCGAATTGGCTGCGCGCTACCCGATCTCCGGGGCGATCTATCAGTGGTCTCGGCGTATGGGCGGCGAGGTGGTGGGATGGTTCGGCGGTTGGTTCATGATCCTCGCCCAGATCGTGACCGCATCGGCCGCCGCCATTGCGCTGCAGGTCGTGCTGCCGTCCATCTGGGCGGGATTTCAGATCGTCGGCGATGACCCCGCCCTGACCTCGCCGAGTGGCGCGACCAACGCGGTGCTGCTCGGCACGGTACTGCTCGTGCTCACCACGACCATCAACTGCCTTGGTGTCAAATGGATGTCGCGGGTCAACAGCGCGGGCGTGATCTGCGAGATCGTCGGAGTCGTGGCGGTCATCGGGGTCTTCTTCACGCACGCCCAGCGCGGCCCGCAGGTGGTTTTCGACACCGGCCTGCCCGGTCAGCAGCCCGGCTATGTCTGGGCCTGGATCGTGTCAGGCCTGATGGCGGCCTACGTGATGGTGGGCTTCGGCTCGGCAGGCGAACTCGCAGAGGAGACCCGTAACCCGCGGCGGGTGGCGCCACGCACGATCCGGCTGGCGTTGTCGGTGTCGGCCCTCGGGGGTGGCCTGATGATCCTCGGCGCGTTGATGGCCGCGCCAAGTCTGACCGACGGACGGCTGGCCGCCGAAGGCCTGCCCTATGTGCTCGACACCGTGCTCTCGTCGCCGTGGGGCACCGTGTTGCTGGTCGACGTCTGCATCGCAATCATGATCTGCACGTTGGCCATTCAGACGGCGGCGTCGCGGCTGATGTTCTCCATGGCCCGCGACAACCGCCTCCCGGCGTCCGCGCTGTTGTCCCGGGTCAACGGCCGTACCGGCACCCCGATCTGGCCGTCGGTGCTCATCGGCGTGCTGTGCATCGCGGTACTGGTGGTCAACGTCGGGAACTCGGCCATCTTCGCGACGCTGGCCAGTGTCTGCATCATCCTGATCTATCTGGCCTACCTGCTGGTCACCGCACCGCTGCTGTACCGCAGGCTCAAGGGTTGGCCGACGCAGGTCAATCAGGTTGATGCCGAGGGACTTCCGCTGTTCTCCCTGGGGCGGTTCGGGGTCGTGGTCAACGTGCTCGCGGTGGCCTACGGCGCGCTGATGATCGTCAACCTGGGCTGGCCCCGCGCCGAGATCTTCAACCCGACCGGAGACCTGCCGATCCTGCAGTGGGCAGGCCCGCTCAGCATCGCCGTCGCGGTGCTCCTCGGCGCGCTGTGCTTCCCGCGCGGCAAGACCCATCCCAAACCCGTCACGATCGGAGCTTGAGCATGACCACCGCAACCACCGCAGGCGCGCGCGACCATGCCCGCGCGCAGGCAGGCGCCATCACGGACTCGATGCCCGTTGTCCCGGCGTCGAACTGGCCGACACCGCCGGAAGGTGTCGCCGCCGAGCGGCTCACCTGGGCGGAAACGGTTCCCGGGGGCCGCTACACCACCAAGGTACTGGGGCGGGGCACCCGGTTGAGACTGCGTGACCTGGACGGCAGCGCGTGTGCACATGTGCTCGTGTGGCGTGCTGACGCACCCTGGGAACGGCTCAATGTCGCCGACACCGTGAAAGTGCCGTGGCAGGCCTATCTTTCGTCGGGTCACCCGCTGCTCAGTGATCAGGGCCGTGTGCTGGCGACCGTGGTCGCCGACACGTCGGGCAGGCACGACGCGCTCTGCGGAACCACCACGCTGACCGGAAACACGACCAAATACGGTGCGGGATCGGCGGAATCGCCCAGTCCCGCAGGACGCGAACTGCTGGCTCTGGCAGCGCTCAAGAACGGCCTGACCCGCCGCGACGTGGCGCCGAGCCTGTCCTTCTTCCACGGCGTGCGGGTCGCGGACGATGGCGCGCTGGAGTCGGTCGGGTCCGCCGGACCCGACACGTCGGTCGACCTCGTCACGCACCTGCCCCTGATCGTGGCGATCGCGAACACCGCGCACCCGCTCGACCCCGCACCGACGTTCGACGTGGGTGCCTTACAGGTGCTGGCCTGGACGGCGCCTGACGACCTCGCTGCCATCGGTGCACAACTCGCCGATCGGGAGCCCGAATACCAACGTGCGTATGCCAATTCCGAAGACGTCTGGAGTGCCCGATGACCGAGACCATCGTTGACGAGATCGTGCCGGCCCGGGCACCGTGGTCGAAGGTCGTGCGGGCAGGCGATTTCCTGACCATCATCGACCTGCACGGCAATCAGGCCGTCGACACCTTGTTCTACGGTGCCGACGACCACACCGTGCGCTACAGCGCTCCGGCTACGATCGCTGCGCAGGGCAACATCTTCCTGACCACCGGAACCGTGCTGAGGGACAGCGACGGTGCACCCATGCTGACGATCGTCGAGGACGAGGTCGGCAATCACGACACCCTGGGCGGAGCCTGTTCACAGGAATCGAACACCCTGCGCTACGGC
Proteins encoded:
- a CDS encoding FAD-dependent monooxygenase — encoded protein: MTTEVLVVGAGPTGLTMAVEVARRGVAVRVIDAAAAPTTETRALGVQPRTLELFERLDLAEAAVAGGVAVSEFNVFSEGKRFLHLDIHDLATPHPYLLMLRQPDVEALLAARLADLGVTVERGVELSMLTQSPRDVRVSLRHPSGRIEHADAEWVVGCDGAHSTVRHQLGVPFVGAAFEENFAVADVRMDWALPYDVFYSFLNRGRFVAYFPMPGDLHRLTIAYRPGQSPSGDVTFDELQSAVDRCAPAGARVTDITHAARFRINQRKVARHSVARVFLAGDAAHVHSVVGGQGMNTGIQDAFNLGWKLAAVAHGHAEPALLDSYAAERSPVAHRLVKGTRRATRMTLLGNPIAAAGRRHIAPHITASAPVQRNLKRALTQLDVSYRDGTGGTTDTRPAVGDRFPRVDVLHPAKYTLLHSGPEPVGLRAAIRPYAELIEVTHDPNLSGPGLTLVRPDGYLALLDGDIRELRDHLHTTLGTPSAGEQIA
- a CDS encoding methyltransferase family protein, with amino-acid sequence MAQRRLWWRHTISVLIAPATMTVFIPAVIIAVTGAKAPDLGTSSGLLLAIAGAALIAFGLWFLVWTVILFDRIGKGALAIGSPVNLVVQGPYRHVRNPMMTAVFCIQLGTAVATASPWLFGWFALFCTLTAIAIPTLEEPHLRRRFGAQYDVFRQNVPRWIPRPTAWIPEHAGPDSAAAQGKSR
- a CDS encoding TetR/AcrR family transcriptional regulator; translated protein: MSETRRSGRWRTGQQSRQRIIDAAREHFMRDGYEQATVRRIAADAGVDVAMVYYFFGNKEGLFTASVIDIPEHPLHQLALLLDEGTEDIGARLIRHFVERWDEGAMFDPLLTVWRSASMQPLARKLLHDTLAGPVAQRVAAEFGVDNAVLRVELVTVHLLGLAFARYQLKIEPIASVGVADLIEWMGPTVQRYLTAPNP
- a CDS encoding Fic/DOC family protein — encoded protein: MVSFDGFGLTRRQRHALTQTVAAEQLEGWRPTSEHLVGLVGLLTGAVTFGEYLAPHLPERQRAPRRPFARRRPYLLPGTTVLRNQFGVSDGGALARLEFVATAGRILQVHSRCGAWDLDVRRLHQHVFGDVYAWAGEPRIVELRRGPSVFGSCARIPRALQSLAAEVEALATEGVSLDHGELTYRLARIYADYNHIHPFREGNGRTGTLLLHLVAARAGRRLHLDRVTRDNWISASRDSMPFRRDGQADPRPFVAVLRGCLSDATRCTTDSEP
- a CDS encoding putative nucleotidyltransferase substrate binding domain-containing protein gives rise to the protein MPEGPLDLARTRIASADSATALAAASRDAHDAVREVVEARAGAATVASAWSALVRAALTTAARLTGAGRPAGAWYASGSVGRGDALPGSDLETLFVRNPDIPLDTALRQADAVHELLAECGFVGDPNGAVATRAQFSRTEREWAASIGRWAADPDTDRGVVMMGLLADADPVTAGPDLRDQVGIAARAHPGALSAMLQDATFPRAHVPSRLRALTSGDGGVDLKYATVDPVVRIARWAALSCGSEALTTTARISDAAGSRYLDSEDARTLAKCHSIASSIRWRVRSARWDGAPDDRVDLSTLPPQDRTALRSIGREISGLRRKLDYLASTSTFSTW
- a CDS encoding amino acid permease encodes the protein MTSSATAPGPDVADHSGDHSDLAEFGYDQQLHRRLGRFESFAAGFSFVSILTTIFQLFGLGFGFGGPAFFWTWPAVFLGQFFVALCFAELAARYPISGAIYQWSRRMGGEVVGWFGGWFMILAQIVTASAAAIALQVVLPSIWAGFQIVGDDPALTSPSGATNAVLLGTVLLVLTTTINCLGVKWMSRVNSAGVICEIVGVVAVIGVFFTHAQRGPQVVFDTGLPGQQPGYVWAWIVSGLMAAYVMVGFGSAGELAEETRNPRRVAPRTIRLALSVSALGGGLMILGALMAAPSLTDGRLAAEGLPYVLDTVLSSPWGTVLLVDVCIAIMICTLAIQTAASRLMFSMARDNRLPASALLSRVNGRTGTPIWPSVLIGVLCIAVLVVNVGNSAIFATLASVCIILIYLAYLLVTAPLLYRRLKGWPTQVNQVDAEGLPLFSLGRFGVVVNVLAVAYGALMIVNLGWPRAEIFNPTGDLPILQWAGPLSIAVAVLLGALCFPRGKTHPKPVTIGA
- a CDS encoding urea amidolyase associated protein UAAP1, encoding MTTATTAGARDHARAQAGAITDSMPVVPASNWPTPPEGVAAERLTWAETVPGGRYTTKVLGRGTRLRLRDLDGSACAHVLVWRADAPWERLNVADTVKVPWQAYLSSGHPLLSDQGRVLATVVADTSGRHDALCGTTTLTGNTTKYGAGSAESPSPAGRELLALAALKNGLTRRDVAPSLSFFHGVRVADDGALESVGSAGPDTSVDLVTHLPLIVAIANTAHPLDPAPTFDVGALQVLAWTAPDDLAAIGAQLADREPEYQRAYANSEDVWSAR
- a CDS encoding urea amidolyase associated protein UAAP2; translated protein: MTETIVDEIVPARAPWSKVVRAGDFLTIIDLHGNQAVDTLFYGADDHTVRYSAPATIAAQGNIFLTTGTVLRDSDGAPMLTIVEDEVGNHDTLGGACSQESNTLRYGHHTKHQHACVENFIGEGARWGLTKADIVSNINFFMNVPVDADGSLGIVDGLSAPGKKLSLRAEVDTLVLVSNCPQINNPCNGFDPTAVRMVVTRS